The Pseudomonas eucalypticola genome has a window encoding:
- a CDS encoding DUF1175 domain-containing protein has product MAALLFSVRLLAAPTPALDAEQSQVFRAWFVRIAQEQLTQGPSPRWYQQDCAGLVRFAANEALKVHDDKWLRANGLSNRYLPPELALTDAQRSLARQWQQGGGQVGPYVNAIKLIQFNSRLVGRDINQARPGDLMFFDQGDDQHLMIWMGRYIAYHTGTTTPTDNGMRSASVQQLMTWKDTRWIPDAANPNFIGVYRLNFLR; this is encoded by the coding sequence ATGGCCGCGCTGCTGTTCAGCGTCCGGCTGCTGGCCGCGCCCACACCGGCGCTGGATGCCGAACAGAGCCAGGTGTTCCGCGCCTGGTTCGTGCGTATCGCCCAGGAACAGCTGACCCAGGGCCCCAGCCCGCGCTGGTACCAACAGGACTGCGCGGGCTTGGTGCGGTTCGCCGCCAATGAAGCGCTCAAGGTTCACGATGACAAGTGGTTGCGCGCCAACGGCCTGTCCAACCGCTACCTGCCGCCAGAGCTGGCGCTCACGGATGCCCAGCGCAGCCTGGCCCGGCAGTGGCAGCAGGGCGGCGGGCAGGTTGGCCCCTACGTCAATGCCATCAAGCTGATTCAGTTCAACAGCCGCCTGGTAGGCCGTGACATCAACCAGGCTCGCCCGGGCGACCTGATGTTCTTCGACCAGGGTGACGACCAGCACCTGATGATCTGGATGGGCCGTTACATTGCCTATCACACCGGCACCACCACCCCCACCGACAACGGCATGCGCTCGGCAAGCGTGCAGCAACTCATGACATGGAAGGACACCCGATGGATACCCGACGCAGCCAACCCGAATTTCATCGGTGTCTATCGGCTCAATTTCCTGCGATGA
- a CDS encoding DUF2138 domain-containing protein: MSENTAVPAATPAAPTPPGTGKRRNLLLAAGLCLVAAVAGGMGWFLHKPALPAVALAMDKFGLSRPDALLETQSLSQLPRDVLSVPFLRDTLTEDFVFYYETHGDRLGLIGSLRRIIYEHDLKLQDNLIEALFDQPADVALWRGADGRLKDFLLVMDRGGLAKLLEPLAHVALDDQQLSKVGELKVASEAVPIYRLSYNATKSLLFASRGDKLVVLSNPDKLYEHTDDSDVPPGAVSTQAMAALLSGNQLFPEAFGLKPREPGIKQRISIGSSVLAMGYQRFIPTFAGVRLDMDDKGWHSFLALDETASGANLNFAPVWQAMPLGASACVALPLAAEQQQPLLVKLGADEQTAKALTGHMTGAAGLCWYPDSKLYTPLLVAGLDTGDGGKLDADLGNLFGAMVGAWESKVPGGKFAVSEQTPADGHQWQRQVSSNFGQYRNREAEQPDSITGKGFFKVSLARHGSTLLFSLDDKLVDKAVATLDKHFAPLADVAPKDALMSVYLGPDSLAQLMQQETLDSLPQDMEPVFRNAAQTHLIPKLQKLAGYGKYALTLPEGSEPDGHWQWLPLQWRAL; encoded by the coding sequence ATGAGCGAAAACACCGCTGTACCGGCCGCTACACCCGCGGCGCCAACACCTCCCGGCACCGGCAAGCGTCGTAACCTACTGCTGGCCGCAGGCCTGTGCCTGGTGGCCGCCGTGGCGGGCGGCATGGGCTGGTTCCTGCACAAGCCCGCCTTGCCTGCGGTGGCCCTGGCCATGGACAAGTTCGGCCTCAGCCGCCCTGATGCGCTGCTGGAAACCCAGTCCCTCAGCCAGTTGCCCCGCGACGTCCTGAGCGTGCCGTTCCTGCGCGACACCCTTACCGAGGACTTCGTTTTCTACTACGAAACCCACGGCGACCGCCTGGGCCTGATCGGCAGCCTGCGACGCATCATCTACGAGCATGACCTGAAGCTGCAGGACAACCTCATCGAAGCGCTGTTCGACCAGCCCGCCGACGTGGCCCTGTGGCGCGGCGCCGATGGCCGCCTCAAGGACTTTTTGCTGGTAATGGACCGCGGGGGGCTGGCCAAGCTGCTGGAGCCACTGGCTCACGTGGCCCTCGACGACCAGCAACTGAGCAAGGTCGGGGAATTGAAGGTGGCCAGTGAGGCCGTACCGATCTACCGGCTTAGCTACAACGCCACCAAATCGCTGCTGTTCGCGTCCCGTGGGGACAAGCTGGTGGTGCTGTCCAACCCGGACAAGCTCTACGAACACACCGATGACAGCGACGTGCCGCCGGGCGCGGTGTCGACCCAGGCCATGGCCGCATTGCTGAGCGGCAACCAGTTATTCCCCGAAGCATTTGGCCTGAAACCGCGTGAGCCCGGGATCAAGCAACGCATCTCCATCGGTTCCAGCGTGCTTGCCATGGGTTACCAGCGTTTCATCCCCACCTTCGCAGGCGTGCGCCTGGACATGGACGACAAGGGCTGGCACAGCTTCCTGGCACTGGATGAAACGGCGAGCGGTGCGAACCTGAACTTCGCCCCCGTGTGGCAGGCCATGCCGCTCGGCGCCAGTGCCTGTGTGGCGCTGCCTCTGGCTGCCGAACAGCAACAACCCTTGCTGGTGAAGCTGGGCGCCGACGAGCAGACCGCCAAGGCCCTGACCGGCCACATGACCGGCGCGGCCGGGCTGTGTTGGTACCCGGACTCAAAACTCTACACGCCATTGCTGGTGGCCGGCCTCGACACCGGCGACGGTGGCAAGCTGGACGCCGACCTGGGCAACCTGTTCGGCGCCATGGTCGGGGCCTGGGAAAGCAAGGTGCCCGGCGGCAAGTTCGCGGTCAGCGAGCAGACGCCAGCCGACGGCCATCAATGGCAGCGGCAGGTGAGTTCCAACTTCGGCCAATACCGCAACCGCGAGGCCGAGCAGCCTGACAGCATCACCGGCAAGGGCTTTTTCAAGGTCAGCCTGGCGCGCCATGGCTCGACCCTGCTGTTCTCGCTGGACGACAAGCTGGTGGACAAAGCTGTTGCCACCCTGGACAAACACTTCGCGCCGCTGGCCGATGTAGCGCCCAAGGATGCCCTGATGTCCGTGTACCTGGGGCCTGACTCCCTGGCGCAGCTGATGCAACAGGAAACACTCGACAGCCTGCCCCAGGACATGGAGCCGGTGTTTCGCAATGCCGCCCAGACCCACCTGATTCCCAAACTGCAGAAACTGGCCGGCTACGGCAAATACGCCCTGACCTTGCCCGAGGGCAGCGAGCCCGATGGGCATTGGCAGTGGCTGCCCTTGCAATGGCGTGCCCTGTGA
- a CDS encoding YfaP family protein — MRFFLGLSAILWASIALAETTATLDGPVGGWRYFGLLDRTENPRVAYPTPPIDRGIQRNRSMIEGQIKATSAARQPHTLAVNGNALSLYTDEHGRFARPYAFGAGSNSVEVRSSEGASLKRVQFYEANDQRTPARIRIFLAWDDPKAELDLHIITPDGQHAFYANPVLNNGGGLDTDSVDGPGPEMFTMTAPMHGTYLVYVNYWGNYSNGGYNFEERGNQNEVITSQINLVLNENTVNEKRESFIVPLRAIGDLLLVKTFTY, encoded by the coding sequence ATGCGATTCTTTCTCGGGTTGAGCGCCATCTTGTGGGCATCCATCGCCCTGGCGGAGACCACGGCCACGCTCGACGGTCCCGTGGGCGGTTGGCGTTATTTCGGCCTGCTCGACCGTACCGAGAACCCGCGCGTGGCCTATCCCACGCCGCCCATCGACCGTGGCATCCAGCGCAACCGCAGCATGATCGAAGGCCAGATCAAGGCCACTTCCGCCGCGCGCCAGCCCCACACCCTGGCTGTTAACGGCAATGCCCTGAGCCTGTATACCGACGAACACGGCCGCTTCGCCCGGCCCTATGCTTTCGGGGCCGGCTCCAACAGCGTCGAAGTGCGCAGCAGTGAAGGCGCATCCCTCAAGCGCGTGCAATTCTATGAAGCCAACGACCAGCGCACGCCCGCACGCATTCGCATCTTCCTGGCCTGGGATGACCCCAAGGCCGAACTCGACCTGCACATCATCACCCCTGACGGCCAGCACGCCTTCTACGCCAACCCGGTGCTGAACAACGGCGGCGGCCTGGACACCGACAGTGTCGACGGCCCCGGCCCGGAAATGTTCACCATGACCGCGCCGATGCATGGCACTTACCTGGTCTACGTCAACTACTGGGGCAACTACAGTAATGGCGGCTATAACTTTGAGGAACGCGGCAACCAGAACGAGGTGATCACCTCGCAAATCAACCTGGTGCTCAACGAAAACACCGTCAATGAAAAACGCGAGAGCTTCATCGTGCCCTTGCGCGCCATCGGCGACCTGCTGCTGGTCAAGACCTTCACTTATTGA
- a CDS encoding TIGR03915 family putative DNA repair protein has translation MICLDCDDLFATWRQQARWLLSHGVEPSQVSWETAELFATDLELPATPGPFQARIPLALVEQLEAAARYRGEQRWSLLYEVLWRVSHGDRTAMLAGDSLGSELHRRLKQVSREAHHLHAFVRFVALAPAESAPGRPEYVAWHEPAHDILESASSHFIGRMGRHRWLIATPRDGVYYDGEQLHHQRQCPAPWQQLAREAEDPHGELWLTYYSHIFNPARLNTRAMQGHLPSRFWKHLPEGALIPGLISEARTGKQRDGQAGSVGARQGKRIITGG, from the coding sequence GTGATCTGCCTGGACTGCGATGACCTGTTCGCCACCTGGCGGCAACAGGCTCGCTGGTTGCTCAGCCATGGGGTAGAGCCCAGCCAGGTCAGTTGGGAAACCGCCGAGCTGTTCGCCACCGACCTGGAACTACCCGCTACCCCCGGGCCGTTCCAGGCGCGCATTCCACTGGCTTTGGTGGAGCAATTGGAGGCGGCGGCCCGTTACCGTGGCGAACAGCGTTGGAGCCTGCTGTACGAGGTGCTGTGGCGGGTCAGCCATGGCGACCGCACCGCGATGCTTGCCGGCGATAGCCTGGGCAGCGAGTTGCATCGGCGCCTGAAACAGGTGTCACGTGAAGCGCACCACCTGCATGCGTTCGTCCGTTTCGTGGCCCTGGCGCCGGCCGAAAGCGCGCCGGGTCGCCCTGAGTATGTGGCGTGGCATGAACCGGCACACGACATTCTCGAAAGTGCCAGCTCTCACTTCATCGGACGCATGGGGCGGCACCGCTGGCTTATCGCAACCCCCCGGGATGGCGTTTATTACGACGGCGAGCAGTTGCACCATCAACGCCAGTGCCCTGCGCCCTGGCAACAGTTGGCGCGTGAGGCCGAAGACCCTCATGGCGAGCTGTGGTTGACCTACTACAGCCATATCTTCAATCCGGCGCGGCTCAACACCCGGGCCATGCAGGGGCACCTGCCCAGCCGTTTCTGGAAACACCTGCCCGAAGGCGCATTGATCCCGGGCCTGATCAGTGAAGCGCGCACCGGCAAACAGCGCGATGGCCAAGCGGGCTCCGTCGGCGCCCGCCAGGGCAAGCGCATCATCACCGGAGGATGA
- a CDS encoding putative DNA modification/repair radical SAM protein, which yields MQLIEKLSILADAAKYDASCASSAAPKRSSEGKAGLGATDGMGICHSYTPDGRCVSLLKILLTNFCLFDCQYCVNRRSSDVPRARFTPEEVVTLTLDFYRRNCISGLFLSSGIIRSADYTMEQLVRVAKLLREEHEFRGYIHLKTIPEADPRLIEEAGRYADRLSVNIELPTDASLQTLAPEKQVGSIRQAMSTIHVGREAVANESKAPSFAPAGQSTQMIVGADDTDDSTILHSAESLYGNFKLKRVYYSAFSPIPNSPKSVPLAAPPLMREHRLYQADFLLRGYGFKAGELFQGPGHLALDIDPKLAWALEHRDVFPLDLNRAEPALIARIPGIGIRTTQRLVELRRQRRIRYEDLTRLRCVLAKAKPFLITSDYHPRQADSSSHLLREQLRDRPAPQQMGLWG from the coding sequence ATGCAGCTGATCGAGAAACTCAGCATCCTTGCCGACGCCGCCAAGTATGACGCTTCCTGCGCCAGCAGCGCTGCGCCCAAGCGCAGCTCCGAAGGCAAGGCCGGCCTGGGTGCCACCGATGGCATGGGGATCTGCCACAGCTATACCCCTGACGGCCGCTGCGTGTCGCTGCTCAAGATACTGCTCACCAACTTCTGCCTGTTCGATTGCCAGTACTGCGTCAACCGCCGCTCCAGCGACGTGCCGCGGGCCCGCTTCACGCCTGAGGAAGTGGTGACCCTGACCCTGGATTTCTACCGGCGCAATTGCATCAGCGGGCTGTTCCTGAGCTCCGGCATCATCCGCTCGGCGGACTACACCATGGAACAACTGGTGCGCGTGGCCAAGCTGCTGCGCGAGGAGCACGAATTTCGCGGCTATATCCACCTCAAGACCATTCCCGAGGCCGACCCACGCCTGATCGAGGAGGCCGGGCGCTACGCTGACCGCCTCAGCGTCAACATCGAGCTGCCCACCGATGCCAGCCTGCAGACGCTGGCGCCGGAAAAGCAGGTAGGCTCCATTCGCCAGGCCATGAGTACCATCCATGTGGGCCGCGAGGCGGTGGCCAACGAATCCAAGGCGCCGTCCTTCGCCCCGGCAGGACAAAGCACCCAGATGATCGTCGGCGCCGATGACACCGACGACAGCACCATCCTGCACAGCGCCGAAAGCCTGTACGGCAACTTCAAGCTCAAGCGTGTGTATTACTCGGCGTTCAGCCCGATTCCCAACAGCCCGAAAAGCGTACCCCTGGCGGCCCCGCCATTGATGCGCGAGCATCGACTGTACCAGGCCGATTTCCTGTTGCGCGGCTACGGCTTCAAGGCCGGCGAACTGTTTCAGGGGCCCGGCCACCTGGCGTTGGATATCGACCCCAAGCTGGCCTGGGCGCTGGAGCATCGCGACGTCTTCCCGCTGGACCTCAACCGCGCCGAACCAGCGCTCATCGCGCGCATTCCCGGCATCGGCATCCGTACCACCCAGCGCCTGGTGGAATTGCGCCGCCAGCGCCGCATCCGCTACGAGGACCTCACACGCTTGCGCTGCGTGTTGGCCAAGGCCAAGCCATTTCTGATCACCAGTGACTACCATCCGCGCCAGGCTGACAGCAGCAGCCACCTGCTGCGCGAGCAGTTGCGCGATCGCCCGGCTCCTCAGCAGATGGGGTTGTGGGGGTGA